A DNA window from Cydia pomonella isolate Wapato2018A chromosome 18, ilCydPomo1, whole genome shotgun sequence contains the following coding sequences:
- the LOC133527835 gene encoding uncharacterized protein LOC133527835: MNIVAKKQHRGKNLKLGFSIIFKYATSTEKLSEVFNIDDLAEVRFKFVSSTDTLSTFLSIKKHASAKDITVKVDVKSEDLGCIQQWVCTEHWVDWQDMGVKPTMTQVDNYLVAFRINITLIDEKCFNAPNIYEDDDFTDFHLSTAEGRVAVHRVHLASHSEVFKTMLGHEWKETAEGNIQVEGVTLQTLKHLKQYIYLGTLPDDGLRQLLLIARYYLIDNLKSACISKLARTATPENLEDLLEFAIDNKITELALAILQLTPDDVVDGAYQMKKKEPASGQKQ; encoded by the coding sequence tGTGGCGAAAAAACAGCACCGAGGCAAAAACTTGAAACTCGGCTTTtctataatattcaaatatgcAACGTCTACTGAAAAGTTAAGCGAGGTCTTCAATATCGATGACTTAGCGGAGGTACGATTTAAATTCGTATCAAGTACTGATACCCTGAGTACATTTTTGTCCATAAAAAAACATGCTTCAGCAAAGGACATCACTGTAAAAGTAGATGTTAAAAGTGAGGACCTAGGGTGCATCCAACAATGGGTATGCACTGAGCATTGGGTTGATTGGCAAGATATGGGGGTAAAGCCGACTATGACTCAGGTTGATAATTACTTGGTCGCTTTCCGAATCAATATTACTCTGATTGACGAGAAATGTTTCAACGCTCCGAATATTTATGAAGATGACGACTTTACTGACTTTCATCTCAGCACAGCCGAAGGCCGTGTGGCTGTGCACAGAGTTCACCTCGCTAGTCACAGCGAAGTGTTCAAGACAATGCTCGGCCACGAGTGGAAGGAGACCGCTGAAGGAAATATACAAGTAGAGGGAGTAACGCTGCAGACTCTTAAGCATCTGAAGCAGTATATCTACTTGGGCACCCTGCCTGATGATGGGCTGCGTCAACTGCTGCTCATCGCTAGATACTACCTGATTGACAATCTCAAGTCCGCGTGCATTTCTAAGCTGGCCCGCACAGCAACGCCGGAAAACCTGGAGGACCTTCTGGAGTTCGCTATCGATAATAAAATAACGGAGTTGGCTTTAGCTATTCTGCAGCTGACTCCTGATGATGTAGTAGATGGAGCTTATCAAATGAAGAAAAAGGAGCCAGCAAGTGGGCAAAAACagtag